A stretch of Dyella sp. BiH032 DNA encodes these proteins:
- a CDS encoding helix-turn-helix transcriptional regulator, with product MITRFPEESFVHPPFGLEGLAPCTAADDTWAYWRPAVAGIVELGTVRGTDVGLPGHFHDEDQITFVIAGQRRFLLGDAQVTIAAGRGLCIPAGMAHRSLPESGGVLCMNLYLRAGEYDTHRLLDRLAKAWPIQGAAWDALVEQARRRHRDPYPPLAAGRPLMSRSATSVRAAASEFAMSREGYSRAFRRRYGLPPQAFDIVRRLNHARGLLRAGTPPADAAALAGFADQSHLGRCFRRIFGVTPARYRAG from the coding sequence GTGATCACGCGTTTCCCGGAGGAGTCCTTCGTGCATCCACCGTTCGGCCTGGAAGGTCTCGCGCCGTGCACCGCCGCGGATGACACCTGGGCGTACTGGCGTCCGGCCGTTGCAGGCATCGTCGAGCTCGGGACGGTGCGGGGCACGGACGTCGGGCTTCCCGGACATTTCCACGATGAGGACCAGATCACTTTCGTGATCGCCGGGCAACGCCGTTTTCTATTGGGCGACGCGCAGGTCACGATCGCCGCGGGCCGCGGCCTCTGCATTCCGGCAGGCATGGCGCATCGCTCGTTACCCGAATCCGGCGGGGTGTTGTGTATGAACCTTTATCTGCGCGCCGGCGAATACGACACGCATCGCTTGCTGGATCGCCTTGCAAAGGCCTGGCCCATCCAGGGCGCGGCATGGGACGCGCTGGTGGAACAGGCGCGCCGGCGCCATCGTGACCCTTACCCGCCACTAGCCGCCGGCCGACCGCTGATGAGTCGTTCGGCGACTTCGGTGCGGGCTGCCGCGAGCGAGTTCGCGATGAGCCGGGAGGGTTACTCCCGCGCGTTCCGGCGCCGGTACGGCCTGCCGCCGCAAGCGTTCGATATCGTCCGCAGGCTCAATCACGCACGAGGATTGCTGCGTGCCGGTACGCCGCCGGCGGACGCGGCCGCGCTGGCCGGATTCGCCGATCAGAGCCACCTGGGACGCTGCTTCCGGCGGATCTTCGGCGTCACGCCAGCCCGCTATCGCGCCGGCTGA
- a CDS encoding DMT family transporter yields MGIASTVFLYLAVIAAGISVAVQQVLNANLRSEIGSPWWAGFASYFVGMLAMLALALATKGPRLAEVVSARSAPVSWTGGIFGAIFVGTAILTIPRLGAATVLALIVVGQMAAGIAIDHFGFLGSPQQLANPARLVGAVLLVAGVLLIRR; encoded by the coding sequence ATGGGCATCGCATCGACTGTTTTTCTCTATCTGGCCGTCATCGCCGCGGGCATCAGCGTGGCCGTGCAGCAGGTGCTCAACGCCAACCTGCGCAGCGAGATCGGCTCGCCATGGTGGGCGGGCTTCGCCAGCTATTTCGTCGGCATGCTGGCCATGCTGGCATTGGCGCTCGCCACCAAGGGTCCCCGGCTTGCGGAGGTCGTGTCCGCCCGGTCCGCTCCCGTGTCCTGGACCGGCGGTATTTTCGGGGCCATCTTCGTCGGTACTGCGATCCTGACGATTCCGCGGCTGGGCGCGGCCACCGTGCTCGCCCTTATCGTCGTCGGGCAGATGGCGGCGGGGATCGCCATCGACCATTTCGGATTCCTCGGCTCGCCGCAGCAGCTTGCGAACCCTGCGCGGCTCGTGGGCGCCGTATTGCTCGTGGCGGGGGTGCTGCTGATCCGGCGGTAG
- a CDS encoding glutathione S-transferase family protein, with protein MLTFYDYLPSQNGWKIRQLLRHLDLPHCTVPVSIFEGEGQRPEYLRINPTGTVPAIELEDGRTLAESNAILAYLAEGTPYLPGDAFGRAKVWQWLSFEQERVESVIGSLRYWTLTGQLATRGAAMVELKRNAGLRALSILDAQLAMRPYIAGGHYTIADISLFAYTRLAEEAGFDLKPYPHLRAWFDRVEAQPGYVAERYPYSVDPHAPR; from the coding sequence GTGCTGACTTTCTACGATTACCTGCCCTCGCAGAACGGCTGGAAGATCCGCCAACTGCTGCGCCATCTGGACCTTCCTCATTGCACCGTGCCGGTGAGCATTTTCGAAGGCGAAGGCCAGCGTCCCGAGTACCTGCGCATCAACCCTACCGGTACCGTGCCCGCGATCGAGTTGGAAGACGGCCGCACGCTGGCCGAGTCCAACGCCATCCTCGCTTATCTCGCCGAGGGCACGCCGTACCTTCCGGGCGATGCGTTCGGCCGCGCCAAGGTGTGGCAGTGGCTGAGCTTCGAGCAGGAGCGCGTGGAGTCGGTCATCGGCTCGCTGCGCTATTGGACCTTGACCGGGCAGCTCGCGACACGCGGCGCGGCGATGGTGGAGCTGAAGCGGAACGCGGGCCTGCGCGCGCTATCCATCCTGGATGCGCAACTGGCCATGCGACCGTATATCGCCGGCGGGCACTACACCATCGCCGATATCTCGCTGTTCGCCTATACGCGGCTGGCTGAAGAGGCGGGCTTCGACTTGAAGCCTTATCCGCATCTTCGAGCGTGGTTCGATCGCGTCGAGGCGCAGCCTGGATATGTGGCGGAACGATATCCGTATTCGGTCGATCCGCATGCGCCGCGTTGA